In Cicer arietinum cultivar CDC Frontier isolate Library 1 chromosome 1, Cicar.CDCFrontier_v2.0, whole genome shotgun sequence, one DNA window encodes the following:
- the LOC101502496 gene encoding putative zinc finger A20 and AN1 domain-containing stress-associated protein 8 has protein sequence MVHLTRCRNGCGFYGSAENKNFCSKCYKDCIEENTKASEMEGPVLGSSSPSQKQSVSESSVTDFCAAIDSITLTDTTTIKKKNRCNSCNKKVGILGFECRCGDLFCGRHRYPETHSCNVDWKNIGRQILAKQNPKCVGDKLDSRI, from the coding sequence ATGGTTCATCTAACGCGTTGTCGTAATGGTTGTGGTTTCTACGGTTCTGCTGAAAACAAAAACTTTTGTTCAAAGTGTTACAAAGATTGCATCGAAGAAAACACCAAAGCATCAGAAATGGAAGGTCCTGTTCTTGGTTCATCATCTCCTTCTCAAAAACAGAGTGTTTCGGAGAGCTCTGTAACTGATTTCTGTGCAGCTATTGATTCTATTACTCTCACAGACACTACAACCATCAAGAAGAAAAATAGGTGCAATAGTTGCAACAAAAAAGTTGGAATACTTGGATTCGAGTGTCGCTGTGGAGATTTATTTTGTGGAAGACATAGATACCCAGAAACACACTCATGTAATGTTGATTGGAAAAACATTGGTCGCCAAATTTTGGCCAAACAAAACCCAAAATGTGTTGGTGACAAATTAGATTCAAGAATATAG
- the LOC101502181 gene encoding nudix hydrolase 19, chloroplastic-like encodes MPCQLMVGFFAYAKSLEINVDKEELEDAQWHSREDVRKALTFAEYKKSQKTAAAKVEQMCKGVEKTHSLSTDFNVESGELAPMFVPGPFAIAHHLISSWAFPDHNINGSECHSNNLLVLQICRID; translated from the exons ATGCCATGTCAGCTGATGGTTGGATTCTTTGCATATGCTAAATCCCTCGAAATTAATGTGGATAAGGAAGAGTTGGAAG ATGCTCAGTGGCACAGTAGAGAAGATGTAAGAAAAGCTCTGACATTTGCCGAGTACAAGAAATCCCAGAAAACTGCAGCAGCAAAGGTAGAACAAATGTGTAAGGGTGTAGAAAAAACTCACAGCTTGTCTACAGATTTCAATGTGGAAAGTGGTGAACTTGCACCAATGTTTGTTCCTGGACCCTTTGCAATAGCCCATCATCTTATTTCCTCTTGGGCATTCCCAGATCATAATATAAACGGAAGTGAATGCCATTCAAACAACCTACTGGTTCTGCAAATTTGTAGGATTGACTGA